Proteins encoded by one window of Passer domesticus isolate bPasDom1 chromosome 10, bPasDom1.hap1, whole genome shotgun sequence:
- the CFAP65 gene encoding cilia- and flagella-associated protein 65 isoform X3 — protein MLAQMHDEFRNSDSFRKGGYGRKVSAREAKKKKVVFCGIEVPETLSWHDWELGRETIKHLTLRNVHGKTQKLSYRAPSTPFFFTVFPQPITLSPGMSVSLPVVFRPSEKRDYEDNILLKKAEGEFSVTLHAMLPRFCLSVPAAVQLPVCAVHSATEAAFPVCNVGDLASIFTWETSSPFSVDPDRGTLNPGAVCMVKVIFQPKVAGVHYAAATCWFGGEVKQKRTIMLKALAKYPCLCVNVTGKKSEDVQSEKFQDVLCFGSVPVGTTVEKSVEIFNMSVVEAPCEIKRAEEPLRGYVFSCDVSHDVVPAKGKLVLWIRFQPQVVGEHSTDYFTITSAGCHLKTVLKVVGSCKGPSVSLHQHSVDFDWISLGESLMRTLKISNTSDVPAYYQFDIDCKGSVFSLDRPCGVLEGGTTLTLKVTFRPAHPMSYHRRVACLVHHQEPLYVDFFGTCHSDTAKPATLHKRHLSWYRTNMVRGLTFYPPDILGEMLKDGKLQMDEKGALMLPPEISEDQPPKEYFEPNAMAEYFFDGVSSELALFPAHVSVSPREYDFGCCMPLHKAKSLSLCVTNHTKGSIIVAWTPSDGSAFQVRPEICDMLPLKSSTFHVFFRPTQVSSLYAAELEGFAVYKVMRHYNNIENDATICPSWCLTVRLRAHTYEAKQEHMIPQYILDIPKSFPPVVCDNDTHCSMLLSNTSTSLITFSVNQTACPSVLVKPSLGHVIPGGHQIFFLSTHPVNTVLQQHVLPLELNSYPAYTKEIVLQSCGQSLLLLLEGDGILYFKPLHIGTSSTRMYTIKNCTRLPIDFTWKIQQSDSKILSVSPTAGVLQPYETMAQNQYVDLGNVLVGDQKSYSIVLLNDGICTLNYILIVEQLFTGPHDPEEVCSDLLALELEHSRGTIPARSKAFVRVKVRPARRLRYTWRIRYDNCTPRAAGLAKSKEKKQFLCCIAVTGVYPTLCITDACTIGTARGNSKMHIWKLFSLDTLNEYLARDPTPGELTYKVPTRHSTCLIPPVYTPLLLDFDFGSAPVGSKPTVVMLLLENKGVVPVDWAFLFPSDQKMDIERWAEDVDFTPQELHQMRIQDNQLFSVSPKSGTLLPGQEKSVRLSHRHDFIGTDRLPVLLKISYGHEILLTFSGVTVEHNQRYVHFASTKHVFAPIAVGRSQPPTQIYKLYNGGSMPVTFEVQLDNIVKIQEKNFQHPVFACLTPRGEIPPGESGHIGWIFSPLEAKTYTVDVLIQILEGDSTQITFQGVGYNPNIVEEAATSRQFFCSALIPGSAKLTMPGQAATLSHHRICLGNIPDCTKACRLVFLNNISKTKAVVFTWQMNCKEMVLEIVPESGVAQPGESIPCFITLQPTRNPYFCRINLVCEVYIQESLVQYERDLREWEKEKERQAVEFTITEKDLEPKKKLTSVVRALKTLHQLSLAQETAASVDKEHSLGKPRQLSRGHETLIC, from the exons ATGCTCGCTCAGATGCATGACGAGTTCCGAAACTCTGACTCTTTTCGGAAGGGTGGCTATGGCAGGAAG GTGTCTGCAAGAGAGgcaaagaagaagaaagttGTGTTCTGTGGCATTGAGGTGCCTGAAACACTCAGTTGGCATGACTGGGAACTTGGAAGAGAGACGATCAAACACCTGACCTTGAGAAATGTTCATGGGAAAACTCAGAAGCTGAGTTACAG AGCTCCCTCCACGCCGTTCTTCTTCACTGTTTTCCCACAGCCGATTACTCTGAGCCCTGGTATGTCTGTGAGTCTGCCCGTCGTTTTCCGGCCCAGTGAAAAG AGGGATTATGAAGACAACATCCTCTTAAAGAAAGCTGAGGGTGAGTTCTCTGTCACCCTGCATGCTATGCTTCCACGCTTCTGTCTGTCCGTCCCGGCCGCTGTCCAGTTGCCTGTCTGTGCTGTCCACAGTGCTACGGAGGCGGCGTTTCCTGTGTGCAACGTTGG TGATCTCGCTAGCATCTTTACCTGGGAGACATCAAGTCCTTTCTCCGTGGATCCTGACCGTGGCACACTGAACCCAGGTGCTGTGTGCATGGTCAAGGTGATCTTCCAGCCCAAGGTGGCTGGGGTGCATTATGCAGCAGCAACATGCTGGTTTGGAGGTGAAGTGAAACAAAAGAGGACAATCATGCTAAAAGCCCTCG CCAAATACCCCTGCCTGTGTGTGAACGTGACAGGAAAGAAGTCAGAAGACGTACAGTCTGAAAAGTTTCAAGATGTCCTGTGTTTTGGATCAGTACCAGTGGGGACAACTGTGGAGAAGTCTGTGGAAATCTTCAACATGTCTGTG GTTGAGGCACCATGTGAAATAAAACGAGCAGAAGAACCTCTTCGTGGTTATGTTTTCTCCTGTGATGTGTCCCATGATGTTGTCCCTGCCAAAGGGAAGCTGGTCTTGTGGATACGGTTTCAGCCCCAAGTCGTAGGAGAGCACAGTACTGACTATTTCACTATCACATCTGCTGGATGCCACTTGAAGACTGTTCTGAAAGTGGTTGGCTCATGTAAAG GTCCTTCCGTGTCCCTGCACCAGCATTCTGTGGACTTTGACTGGATCAGTCTTGGAGAAAGTTTGATGCGGACACTGAAAATCAGCAACACGTCAGATGTGCCGGCCTATTATCAGTTTGATATTGATTGCAAAGGGAGCGTCTTCTCCTTGGATCGGCCCTGCGGAGTCTTGGAGGGAGGAACAACACTGACACTGAAGGTGACCTTTCGACCTGCTCACCCGATGAGCTACCACCGCAGAGTGGCGTGCCTGGTCCACCACCAG GAGCCCCTGTATGTGGACTTTTTTGGTACCTGCCATTCAGACACAGCTAAGCCAGCCACCCTTCACAAAAGACACCTCTCCTGGTACCGAACTAACATGGTGAGGGGACTGACCTTCTACCCCCCTGATATCCTGGGTGAAATGCTGAAGGATGGGAAGTTGCAGATGGATGAAAAGGGAGCCCTCATGCTGCCCCCTGAG ATTTCTGAGGACCAGCCGCCCAAGGAATACTTTGAACCCAATGCCATGGCTGAGTATTTCTTCGATGGTGTAAGCAGCGAGCTGGCCTTGTTTCCTGCTCATGTTAGTGTCAGCCCCAGGGAGTATGATTTTGGATGCTGCATGCCACTGCACAAGGCAaaatctctttctctctgtgtgACCAACCACACCAAAGGAAGTATCATTGTTGCCTGGACTCCAAGTGATGGCAGTGCCTTCCAAGTGCGCCCTGAAATCTGTGACATGCTACCACTGAAGTCTTCAACTTTCCATGTATTTTTCAGGCCTACTCAGGTCAGCAGTCTTtatgcagcagagctggaaggtTTTGCTGTTTATAAG GTGATGAGACACTACAACAACATTGAGAATGATGCCACCATCTGTCCGTCGTGGTGCCTGACTGTGAGGCTGAGGGCACACACATATGAAGCAAAACAGGAGCACATGATTCCACAGTACATCCTGGATATTCCCAAA AGTTTTCCTCCTGTGGTTTGTGACAATGATACCCACTGCAGTATGCTGTTGTCCAACACGAGCACCTCTTTGATAACCTTCAGTGTGAACCAAACTGCCTGTCCCTCTGTTTTGGTCAAGCCCAGCTTAGGACACGTCATTCCAGGAGGCCACCAGATCTTCTTTCTCTCCACTCACCCAGTTAACACAGTCTTGCAGCAGCATGTCCTGCCTTTGGAGCTGAACTCTTATCCTGCATACACCAAG GAGATTGTTCTCcagagttgtggccagtccctTCTTTTGCTCTTAGAAGGTGATGGAATTCTCTACTTCAAGCCTCTCCATATAGGGACCTCCTCTACACGAATGTACACCATTAAAAACTGCACAAGGCTACCCATAGATTTCACATGGAAGATCCAACAGTCAGACAGTAAGATCCTGTCTGTTAGCCCCACTGCAGGGGTCCTCCAGCCCTATGAAACCATG GCACAAAACCAGTATGTGGACCTTGGAAATGTTCTAGTTGGTGATCAAAAAAGCTACAGCATTGTACTGCTAAATGATGGGATCTGTACTCTGAATTACATCCTCATTGTGGAGCAACTCTTCACAGGGCCCCATGACCCTGAGGAGGTCTGCAGCGATCTACTGG CTCTAGAGCTGGAACACTCCAGGGGAACAATTCCTGCAAGATCAAAAGCTTTTGTACGAGTAAAAGTAAGGCCAGCCCGTCGGCTGCGTTACACCTGGAGAATCAGATATGATAATTGCACACCCAGAG CTGCAGGTCTTGCAAAGTCAAAAGAGAAGAAGCAGTTCCTCTGCTGCATTGCAGTAACAGGCGTGTACCCAACCTTGTGCATCACAGACGCTTGTACAATAGGGACGGCCCGTGGAAACAGCAAGATGCACATCTGGAAGCTCTTCTCCTTGGACACACTGAATGAATACTTGGCGCGAGACCCAACTCCTGGCGAGCTCACCTACAAAGTCCCCACAAGGCACAG CACATGCTTGATCCCTCCAGTGTATACCCCTCTCCTGCTGGATTTTGACTTTGGGTCTGCCCCAGTAGGCTCAAAGCCTACCGTTGTGATGCTTCTGCTGGAGAACAAGGGTGTGGTACCTGTGGACTG GGCCTTCTTGTTTCCTTCTGATCAGAAGATGGACATAGAGCGCTGGGCAGAAGATGTTGACTTTaccccccaggagctgcaccaGATGAGAATTCAGGATAACCAGCTCTTCAGTGTTTCCCCAAAGTCAGGAACACTTCTTCCAGGGCAGGAGAAATCTGTCCGGCTTTCACACAG acatgatttcattggcactGATCGCCTCCCTGTCCTGCTGAAGATTTCTTATGGCCATGAGATTCTG CTGACCTTCAGCGGGGTGACAGTGGAACACAACCAGCGGTACGTTCACTTCGCATCCACGAAGCACGTCTTCGCACCCATTGCTGTGGGACGCTCCCAGCCCCCCACACAG ATTTATAAACTCTACAATGGTGGCTCCATGCCCGTGACGTTTGAGGTTCAGCTGGACAACATTGTGAAGATACAGGAGAAGAATTTTCAGCATCCTGTGTTTGCCTGCCTAACTCCTAGAGGAGAAATCCCCCCTGGTGAATCAGGGCACATTGGGTGGATCTTCTCACCACTGGAAGCTAAAACATACACA GTTGATGTTCTCATCCAAATCCTGGAGGGTGACTCGACCCAGATTACTTTCCAGGGAGTAGGCTACAATCCAAATATTGTAGAAGAGGCTGCCACATCCAGACAATTTTTTTGTTCTGCACTCATTCCAGGTTCTGCCAAGCTAACTATGCCTGGGCAG gcagccacCTTGTCCCATCACAGGATTTGCCTTGGAAATATCCCAGACTGCACCAAAGCATGTCGACTTGTCTTTCTCAACAACATCTCGAAGACCAAGGCAGTGGTGTTTACCTGGCAGATGAACTGTAAGGAAATG
- the CFAP65 gene encoding cilia- and flagella-associated protein 65 isoform X2, with amino-acid sequence MLAQMHDEFRNSDSFRKGGYGRKVSAREAKKKKVVFCGIEVPETLSWHDWELGRETIKHLTLRNVHGKTQKLSYRAPSTPFFFTVFPQPITLSPGMSVSLPVVFRPSEKRDYEDNILLKKAEGEFSVTLHAMLPRFCLSVPAAVQLPVCAVHSATEAAFPVCNVGDLASIFTWETSSPFSVDPDRGTLNPGAVCMVKVIFQPKVAGVHYAAATCWFGGEVKQKRTIMLKALAKYPCLCVNVTGKKSEDVQSEKFQDVLCFGSVPVGTTVEKSVEIFNMSVVEAPCEIKRAEEPLRGYVFSCDVSHDVVPAKGKLVLWIRFQPQVVGEHSTDYFTITSAGCHLKTVLKVVGSCKGPSVSLHQHSVDFDWISLGESLMRTLKISNTSDVPAYYQFDIDCKGSVFSLDRPCGVLEGGTTLTLKVTFRPAHPMSYHRRVACLVHHQEPLYVDFFGTCHSDTAKPATLHKRHLSWYRTNMVRGLTFYPPDILGEMLKDGKLQMDEKGALMLPPEISEDQPPKEYFEPNAMAEYFFDGVSSELALFPAHVSVSPREYDFGCCMPLHKAKSLSLCVTNHTKGSIIVAWTPSDGSAFQVRPEICDMLPLKSSTFHVFFRPTQVSSLYAAELEGFAVYKVMRHYNNIENDATICPSWCLTVRLRAHTYEAKQEHMIPQYILDIPKSFPPVVCDNDTHCSMLLSNTSTSLITFSVNQTACPSVLVKPSLGHVIPGGHQIFFLSTHPVNTVLQQHVLPLELNSYPAYTKEIVLQSCGQSLLLLLEGDGILYFKPLHIGTSSTRMYTIKNCTRLPIDFTWKIQQSDSKILSVSPTAGVLQPYETMAQAWTFTPEKGTKYVLRARVFVKWKSPEPVSPKDVHYVLRVIGEGALGMIRAQNQYVDLGNVLVGDQKSYSIVLLNDGICTLNYILIVEQLFTGPHDPEEVCSDLLALELEHSRGTIPARSKAFVRVKVRPARRLRYTWRIRYDNCTPRGLAKSKEKKQFLCCIAVTGVYPTLCITDACTIGTARGNSKMHIWKLFSLDTLNEYLARDPTPGELTYKVPTRHSTCLIPPVYTPLLLDFDFGSAPVGSKPTVVMLLLENKGVVPVDWAFLFPSDQKMDIERWAEDVDFTPQELHQMRIQDNQLFSVSPKSGTLLPGQEKSVRLSHRHDFIGTDRLPVLLKISYGHEILLTFSGVTVEHNQRYVHFASTKHVFAPIAVGRSQPPTQIYKLYNGGSMPVTFEVQLDNIVKIQEKNFQHPVFACLTPRGEIPPGESGHIGWIFSPLEAKTYTVDVLIQILEGDSTQITFQGVGYNPNIVEEAATSRQFFCSALIPGSAKLTMPGQAATLSHHRICLGNIPDCTKACRLVFLNNISKTKAVVFTWQMNCKEMVLEIVPESGVAQPGESIPCFITLQPTRNPYFCRINLVCEVYIQESLVQYERDLREWEKEKERQAVEFTITEKDLEPKKKLTSVVRALKTLHQLSLAQETAASVDKEHSLGKPRQLSRGHETLIC; translated from the exons ATGCTCGCTCAGATGCATGACGAGTTCCGAAACTCTGACTCTTTTCGGAAGGGTGGCTATGGCAGGAAG GTGTCTGCAAGAGAGgcaaagaagaagaaagttGTGTTCTGTGGCATTGAGGTGCCTGAAACACTCAGTTGGCATGACTGGGAACTTGGAAGAGAGACGATCAAACACCTGACCTTGAGAAATGTTCATGGGAAAACTCAGAAGCTGAGTTACAG AGCTCCCTCCACGCCGTTCTTCTTCACTGTTTTCCCACAGCCGATTACTCTGAGCCCTGGTATGTCTGTGAGTCTGCCCGTCGTTTTCCGGCCCAGTGAAAAG AGGGATTATGAAGACAACATCCTCTTAAAGAAAGCTGAGGGTGAGTTCTCTGTCACCCTGCATGCTATGCTTCCACGCTTCTGTCTGTCCGTCCCGGCCGCTGTCCAGTTGCCTGTCTGTGCTGTCCACAGTGCTACGGAGGCGGCGTTTCCTGTGTGCAACGTTGG TGATCTCGCTAGCATCTTTACCTGGGAGACATCAAGTCCTTTCTCCGTGGATCCTGACCGTGGCACACTGAACCCAGGTGCTGTGTGCATGGTCAAGGTGATCTTCCAGCCCAAGGTGGCTGGGGTGCATTATGCAGCAGCAACATGCTGGTTTGGAGGTGAAGTGAAACAAAAGAGGACAATCATGCTAAAAGCCCTCG CCAAATACCCCTGCCTGTGTGTGAACGTGACAGGAAAGAAGTCAGAAGACGTACAGTCTGAAAAGTTTCAAGATGTCCTGTGTTTTGGATCAGTACCAGTGGGGACAACTGTGGAGAAGTCTGTGGAAATCTTCAACATGTCTGTG GTTGAGGCACCATGTGAAATAAAACGAGCAGAAGAACCTCTTCGTGGTTATGTTTTCTCCTGTGATGTGTCCCATGATGTTGTCCCTGCCAAAGGGAAGCTGGTCTTGTGGATACGGTTTCAGCCCCAAGTCGTAGGAGAGCACAGTACTGACTATTTCACTATCACATCTGCTGGATGCCACTTGAAGACTGTTCTGAAAGTGGTTGGCTCATGTAAAG GTCCTTCCGTGTCCCTGCACCAGCATTCTGTGGACTTTGACTGGATCAGTCTTGGAGAAAGTTTGATGCGGACACTGAAAATCAGCAACACGTCAGATGTGCCGGCCTATTATCAGTTTGATATTGATTGCAAAGGGAGCGTCTTCTCCTTGGATCGGCCCTGCGGAGTCTTGGAGGGAGGAACAACACTGACACTGAAGGTGACCTTTCGACCTGCTCACCCGATGAGCTACCACCGCAGAGTGGCGTGCCTGGTCCACCACCAG GAGCCCCTGTATGTGGACTTTTTTGGTACCTGCCATTCAGACACAGCTAAGCCAGCCACCCTTCACAAAAGACACCTCTCCTGGTACCGAACTAACATGGTGAGGGGACTGACCTTCTACCCCCCTGATATCCTGGGTGAAATGCTGAAGGATGGGAAGTTGCAGATGGATGAAAAGGGAGCCCTCATGCTGCCCCCTGAG ATTTCTGAGGACCAGCCGCCCAAGGAATACTTTGAACCCAATGCCATGGCTGAGTATTTCTTCGATGGTGTAAGCAGCGAGCTGGCCTTGTTTCCTGCTCATGTTAGTGTCAGCCCCAGGGAGTATGATTTTGGATGCTGCATGCCACTGCACAAGGCAaaatctctttctctctgtgtgACCAACCACACCAAAGGAAGTATCATTGTTGCCTGGACTCCAAGTGATGGCAGTGCCTTCCAAGTGCGCCCTGAAATCTGTGACATGCTACCACTGAAGTCTTCAACTTTCCATGTATTTTTCAGGCCTACTCAGGTCAGCAGTCTTtatgcagcagagctggaaggtTTTGCTGTTTATAAG GTGATGAGACACTACAACAACATTGAGAATGATGCCACCATCTGTCCGTCGTGGTGCCTGACTGTGAGGCTGAGGGCACACACATATGAAGCAAAACAGGAGCACATGATTCCACAGTACATCCTGGATATTCCCAAA AGTTTTCCTCCTGTGGTTTGTGACAATGATACCCACTGCAGTATGCTGTTGTCCAACACGAGCACCTCTTTGATAACCTTCAGTGTGAACCAAACTGCCTGTCCCTCTGTTTTGGTCAAGCCCAGCTTAGGACACGTCATTCCAGGAGGCCACCAGATCTTCTTTCTCTCCACTCACCCAGTTAACACAGTCTTGCAGCAGCATGTCCTGCCTTTGGAGCTGAACTCTTATCCTGCATACACCAAG GAGATTGTTCTCcagagttgtggccagtccctTCTTTTGCTCTTAGAAGGTGATGGAATTCTCTACTTCAAGCCTCTCCATATAGGGACCTCCTCTACACGAATGTACACCATTAAAAACTGCACAAGGCTACCCATAGATTTCACATGGAAGATCCAACAGTCAGACAGTAAGATCCTGTCTGTTAGCCCCACTGCAGGGGTCCTCCAGCCCTATGAAACCATG GCTCAGGCATGGACTTTTACTCCTGAGAAGGGCACCAAGTACGTGCTGCGAGCTAGGGTGTTTGTGAAGTGGAAAAGCCCAGAGCCTGTGTCTCCCAAAGATGTCCATTATGTCTTACGGGTCATTGGAGAAGGGGCACTGGGCATGATCAGG GCACAAAACCAGTATGTGGACCTTGGAAATGTTCTAGTTGGTGATCAAAAAAGCTACAGCATTGTACTGCTAAATGATGGGATCTGTACTCTGAATTACATCCTCATTGTGGAGCAACTCTTCACAGGGCCCCATGACCCTGAGGAGGTCTGCAGCGATCTACTGG CTCTAGAGCTGGAACACTCCAGGGGAACAATTCCTGCAAGATCAAAAGCTTTTGTACGAGTAAAAGTAAGGCCAGCCCGTCGGCTGCGTTACACCTGGAGAATCAGATATGATAATTGCACACCCAGAG GTCTTGCAAAGTCAAAAGAGAAGAAGCAGTTCCTCTGCTGCATTGCAGTAACAGGCGTGTACCCAACCTTGTGCATCACAGACGCTTGTACAATAGGGACGGCCCGTGGAAACAGCAAGATGCACATCTGGAAGCTCTTCTCCTTGGACACACTGAATGAATACTTGGCGCGAGACCCAACTCCTGGCGAGCTCACCTACAAAGTCCCCACAAGGCACAG CACATGCTTGATCCCTCCAGTGTATACCCCTCTCCTGCTGGATTTTGACTTTGGGTCTGCCCCAGTAGGCTCAAAGCCTACCGTTGTGATGCTTCTGCTGGAGAACAAGGGTGTGGTACCTGTGGACTG GGCCTTCTTGTTTCCTTCTGATCAGAAGATGGACATAGAGCGCTGGGCAGAAGATGTTGACTTTaccccccaggagctgcaccaGATGAGAATTCAGGATAACCAGCTCTTCAGTGTTTCCCCAAAGTCAGGAACACTTCTTCCAGGGCAGGAGAAATCTGTCCGGCTTTCACACAG acatgatttcattggcactGATCGCCTCCCTGTCCTGCTGAAGATTTCTTATGGCCATGAGATTCTG CTGACCTTCAGCGGGGTGACAGTGGAACACAACCAGCGGTACGTTCACTTCGCATCCACGAAGCACGTCTTCGCACCCATTGCTGTGGGACGCTCCCAGCCCCCCACACAG ATTTATAAACTCTACAATGGTGGCTCCATGCCCGTGACGTTTGAGGTTCAGCTGGACAACATTGTGAAGATACAGGAGAAGAATTTTCAGCATCCTGTGTTTGCCTGCCTAACTCCTAGAGGAGAAATCCCCCCTGGTGAATCAGGGCACATTGGGTGGATCTTCTCACCACTGGAAGCTAAAACATACACA GTTGATGTTCTCATCCAAATCCTGGAGGGTGACTCGACCCAGATTACTTTCCAGGGAGTAGGCTACAATCCAAATATTGTAGAAGAGGCTGCCACATCCAGACAATTTTTTTGTTCTGCACTCATTCCAGGTTCTGCCAAGCTAACTATGCCTGGGCAG gcagccacCTTGTCCCATCACAGGATTTGCCTTGGAAATATCCCAGACTGCACCAAAGCATGTCGACTTGTCTTTCTCAACAACATCTCGAAGACCAAGGCAGTGGTGTTTACCTGGCAGATGAACTGTAAGGAAATG